A window from Phycisphaeraceae bacterium encodes these proteins:
- the recR gene encoding recombination mediator RecR — protein sequence MSESRSQSSYPESVQELINELSNLPGVGRRTAERMAFWVLKADREEALRLADAIRAVKEKVRHCSTCWNLTDRDPCHLCADERRDASVVLVVEQPRDLVSMEQTGMFRGLYHVLMGRVDPLDGVGPDSLTLADLERRVREPARNARGVAVAEVILGMNPDLEGDTTGLVVADRLRKLGVRVTRLARGLPSGSHIEYASRAVLADAIAGRRDLE from the coding sequence GTGAGCGAGAGTCGTTCCCAGTCGAGCTATCCCGAGTCGGTGCAGGAGCTCATCAATGAGCTGTCGAACTTGCCGGGAGTGGGACGGCGCACGGCGGAGCGCATGGCCTTCTGGGTGCTGAAGGCGGATCGTGAGGAAGCCCTGCGCCTCGCCGATGCGATTCGTGCCGTGAAGGAGAAGGTGCGTCACTGCTCCACCTGCTGGAACCTGACCGATCGAGATCCCTGCCACCTCTGTGCCGATGAGCGGCGCGATGCGAGCGTGGTGCTGGTCGTTGAACAGCCGCGCGATCTGGTCAGCATGGAGCAGACCGGCATGTTCCGAGGCCTCTACCATGTGCTCATGGGACGCGTCGATCCACTCGATGGCGTCGGCCCCGACTCGCTCACGCTGGCCGATCTCGAACGACGCGTGCGCGAGCCTGCTCGCAACGCTCGCGGAGTGGCCGTCGCCGAGGTTATTCTCGGCATGAACCCCGACCTCGAGGGCGATACGACGGGCCTTGTCGTCGCGGATCGCTTGCGCAAGCTCGGCGTCCGCGTGACTCGGCTTGCCCGGGGACTGCCGAGCGGCTCCCACATCGAGTACGCATCGCGCGCCGTTCTGGCCGATGCCATCGCCGGTCGGCGGGATCTCGAGTAG
- the fliG gene encoding flagellar motor switch protein FliG, whose product MAWRPGQKLPNDPAELDGTTKAAILLLVLDSEAAGKLLREMPTEAVEEVTGMLATLGDVPEALGLAVIREFYSLTLAQGYLKDGGLDYARALLRRSLDPKEADRVIQQIQTQVQKTPFAFLQKAESENLLTFIQDEHPQTIALIVSHLPHHKASEILVGLAPEKQVEVVRRVAEMEQTNPEIVREVEAALEARLSNMLNHAAEKVGGVARVAEMLNLCDRSTERTIMEGVEGQDPELVEEIRRLMFVFEDILLVDDRGIQAVLKQIDQKELCLALKTASDALKAKIFANMSSRAAELVREEMGYMGPVRVSEVESSQQRIVDLVRRLEDAGEIVIAGRGRERDLVV is encoded by the coding sequence ATGGCATGGCGACCTGGACAGAAGCTCCCGAACGACCCCGCTGAACTCGACGGCACGACCAAGGCGGCAATCCTGCTGCTTGTGCTCGACTCCGAAGCGGCAGGCAAGCTGTTGCGCGAGATGCCGACTGAGGCGGTGGAGGAAGTCACCGGCATGCTCGCCACACTCGGTGATGTGCCCGAAGCCCTCGGCCTTGCGGTGATTCGCGAGTTCTATTCGCTCACCTTGGCGCAGGGGTACCTGAAGGATGGTGGCCTCGACTACGCGAGGGCGCTCCTCAGGCGCAGTCTTGATCCCAAGGAGGCTGATCGCGTCATCCAGCAGATCCAGACGCAGGTCCAGAAGACACCATTCGCCTTTCTTCAGAAGGCGGAGAGCGAGAACCTGCTCACCTTCATCCAGGATGAGCATCCCCAGACGATCGCGCTCATCGTGAGTCACCTGCCTCATCACAAGGCGAGTGAGATCCTCGTGGGGCTCGCGCCAGAGAAGCAGGTTGAAGTGGTCCGGCGCGTCGCGGAAATGGAGCAGACGAATCCGGAAATCGTGCGCGAGGTCGAGGCGGCGCTTGAGGCGCGCCTCTCGAACATGCTCAATCATGCGGCGGAGAAGGTCGGGGGCGTCGCCCGCGTGGCGGAGATGCTCAATCTCTGCGATCGATCCACCGAGCGCACCATCATGGAAGGCGTCGAGGGTCAGGATCCGGAGCTCGTCGAGGAGATCCGGCGGCTCATGTTCGTCTTTGAGGACATTCTGCTGGTCGACGATCGCGGCATTCAGGCGGTGCTCAAGCAGATCGATCAGAAGGAGCTCTGTCTCGCACTCAAGACGGCGTCGGATGCGCTCAAGGCGAAGATCTTCGCGAACATGAGTTCCCGCGCCGCCGAACTGGTGCGCGAGGAGATGGGGTACATGGGACCCGTTCGCGTGAGCGAGGTCGAGTCGTCGCAGCAGCGGATCGTCGACCTTGTTCGGCGTCTCGAGGATGCCGGTGAGATCGTGATTGCCGGACGGGGCCGGGAGCGCGATCTGGTCGTCTAG
- the fliE gene encoding flagellar hook-basal body complex protein FliE gives MSDPLSMLGPAGSHLGALHPAAPGADRSAAGTGSADGPSFERDFLAEVARQIDEVNRLQGDADLAAEDLVAGRRSDVEGVMIATQKADTAFRMLLAVRNRMMEAYEEVKQIRI, from the coding sequence ATGAGTGATCCACTGAGCATGCTCGGACCCGCTGGAAGCCACCTTGGTGCGCTTCATCCGGCCGCGCCGGGAGCCGATCGCTCCGCTGCTGGAACGGGTTCGGCCGATGGCCCCAGCTTCGAGCGCGACTTCCTCGCCGAAGTCGCCCGACAGATCGATGAAGTGAATCGCCTTCAGGGAGACGCCGATCTCGCCGCCGAAGATCTCGTGGCCGGTCGTCGTTCCGATGTCGAAGGCGTCATGATCGCGACCCAGAAGGCCGACACCGCATTCAGAATGCTGCTGGCCGTTCGAAATCGCATGATGGAGGCGTACGAGGAAGTCAAGCAGATCCGCATCTAA
- the dnaX gene encoding DNA polymerase III subunit gamma/tau has product MATRKTPSKRAAAEPSVEGDAPRGYTVLARRYRSRSFDEIIGQEPIARTLRNAIAQGRVAHAYLFCGTRGVGKTSMARIFAAALNVSDQAEAEAIRDAIMRGQDMDVIEIDGASNRGIDDARELIAAAGIAPARSPSKIYIIDEVHMLTTPAFNALLKTMEEPPPNVKFILCTTEAHKVPATIQSRCQRFDFRAIPPSQIGEHLRDIFAREGISAQDEVVRLLARQANGSMRDALSLADRLIAASEGELTRTLAEEVLGLPDEERVSSLVEAIRAGDAALALERSAELLEQGIPVERALELLADRYRTLMLTRVCGAESTLLDLGAEARRAVASQVADTPPELFVHHIALCDAAARHARGASTPRTIFDATIVRLALSDRFTSLREAQRDASGKGPRMDAPRGAPAAGGASVSDAPGRARGSLPAAVAPARPQSAASGEPPRPAPPRSVSAEALTPRQSSTQDHPPRPGASVSQGASPAAEAPRPASPRSATGVGDATRATEAASAASGVRRTPLHGADLVAARNEVVNHPVVQRAMDLFDASIHRIERIERAMPAAPVSDPASEDPEEAHPPS; this is encoded by the coding sequence GTGGCCACACGAAAGACTCCATCCAAGCGCGCCGCTGCAGAGCCGAGTGTCGAGGGCGATGCGCCCCGGGGTTACACGGTTCTCGCGCGGCGCTACCGCAGCCGGAGCTTCGACGAGATCATCGGCCAGGAGCCGATTGCCCGGACGCTCAGGAACGCCATCGCCCAAGGGCGCGTTGCGCATGCGTACCTCTTCTGCGGCACGCGTGGCGTGGGCAAGACGAGCATGGCGCGCATCTTCGCCGCCGCCCTGAATGTGAGCGATCAGGCGGAAGCCGAGGCGATCCGGGACGCCATCATGCGCGGCCAGGACATGGATGTGATCGAGATCGACGGCGCGAGCAATCGCGGCATCGACGATGCCCGCGAGCTCATCGCCGCCGCGGGCATTGCTCCGGCGCGAAGCCCCTCCAAGATCTACATCATCGACGAAGTTCACATGCTCACAACGCCGGCGTTCAACGCGCTCCTGAAGACCATGGAGGAGCCACCGCCAAATGTGAAGTTCATCCTCTGCACGACGGAAGCCCACAAGGTTCCGGCGACCATCCAGAGTCGCTGCCAGCGCTTCGACTTTCGCGCGATTCCCCCGAGCCAGATCGGGGAGCATCTCCGGGATATCTTCGCCCGCGAGGGGATTTCGGCCCAGGACGAAGTCGTGCGCCTGCTCGCGCGCCAGGCGAACGGATCGATGCGGGATGCGCTCTCTCTGGCCGATCGCCTCATCGCCGCGAGCGAAGGTGAGCTCACACGCACCCTCGCCGAGGAAGTCCTTGGCCTTCCGGATGAAGAGCGTGTCTCCTCGCTCGTCGAGGCGATCCGGGCTGGCGATGCGGCGCTGGCCCTTGAGCGAAGCGCCGAGCTGCTCGAGCAGGGCATTCCCGTGGAGCGAGCGCTTGAGTTGCTCGCCGATCGCTACCGCACCCTCATGCTGACGCGCGTCTGCGGCGCAGAATCAACGCTCCTTGACCTTGGCGCCGAAGCGCGGCGCGCTGTCGCGTCGCAGGTGGCTGACACTCCACCGGAACTCTTCGTTCATCACATCGCCCTCTGTGATGCGGCCGCGCGGCATGCCCGCGGTGCAAGCACGCCCCGCACCATCTTCGACGCCACGATCGTGCGGCTCGCACTCTCCGATCGCTTCACCTCGCTTCGCGAAGCGCAGCGCGACGCCTCGGGAAAGGGTCCGCGAATGGACGCTCCACGGGGAGCGCCCGCGGCCGGAGGTGCATCCGTTTCGGACGCACCCGGTCGGGCTCGCGGTTCGCTGCCCGCCGCCGTGGCGCCTGCTCGCCCGCAGTCGGCCGCTTCGGGCGAACCGCCACGACCTGCGCCGCCGCGCAGCGTCTCGGCTGAGGCACTCACGCCTCGGCAGAGCTCGACTCAGGACCATCCCCCACGCCCCGGCGCATCTGTGTCGCAGGGAGCATCACCCGCAGCCGAAGCACCGCGGCCCGCGTCGCCTCGAAGCGCGACCGGTGTTGGCGATGCGACGCGCGCGACCGAGGCTGCATCCGCGGCGAGTGGCGTGCGCCGCACACCGCTGCACGGTGCCGATCTCGTGGCGGCGCGCAATGAGGTGGTCAACCATCCCGTGGTCCAGCGGGCCATGGACCTCTTTGACGCATCCATTCATCGAATTGAGCGGATCGAGCGGGCCATGCCCGCCGCGCCCGTCAGCGACCCAGCGTCAGAAGACCCCGAAGAAGCTCATCCGCCGTCGTGA
- the flgC gene encoding flagellar basal body rod protein FlgC, protein MYGLFDISTSGLVAQRVRLETIAANLANQETLLDANGNFAPWRRRSVEFAVGDPAAGSLAGAWPEQPLGVRVANIRESDSFDLRYQPGHPYADAEGYVRYPDVDPVMEQIDALDAVRAYEANIAAVEASKSIYASALGLLA, encoded by the coding sequence ATGTATGGCCTCTTCGACATCAGCACTTCCGGACTCGTCGCGCAAAGAGTGCGCCTCGAGACCATCGCCGCCAATCTCGCGAATCAGGAGACGCTGCTCGACGCCAACGGCAATTTTGCACCGTGGCGCCGCCGCAGCGTCGAGTTCGCGGTGGGCGACCCAGCCGCAGGTTCGCTCGCCGGGGCCTGGCCCGAGCAGCCCCTCGGTGTCCGGGTCGCGAACATCCGTGAGAGCGACAGTTTCGACCTGCGCTATCAGCCGGGCCACCCCTACGCCGATGCCGAGGGCTATGTCCGCTACCCCGATGTGGATCCGGTCATGGAGCAGATCGACGCCCTCGATGCCGTTCGAGCCTATGAAGCCAATATTGCAGCGGTCGAGGCGTCCAAGTCGATCTACGCCTCTGCGCTGGGCCTGCTTGCGTGA
- a CDS encoding PIN domain-containing protein gives MDDHDQEAPSAVANGHTIGGDAPSAVSPERLERMESGAAPVAPEAPSSRDAEPVRRGVGMPLGFEGSSQRAGRLLMMTVRSIFIVLIVTVTALVFSSTTNTHFTGWTLLGVLVAGAMVGVIVVLVDLMTPNKRLSSVVGVYIGISVGLVAAVGFGALIEMIMSAWELDKVPLVRIYTNLVKVVIGLIICYLTVIVVLTTKDDFRLVIPYVEFARQRRGLRPMLVDSSALIDGRVRELAASGFLDASLIIPRFVLEELQRLADSGDRQKRQRGRRGLDLVAELQRTPEADVSIEAYSVEGMPVDRMLLEVARKENMRVLTTDSNLQKLGGIQGVTVLNLHQLSAAVRPVASVGDALTVTIAREGENEGQGVGFLPDGTMVVVDDAASRVGEVLAVTVTNTLQTQAGRLVFARVEPRLPDGSPSAAPRMAEAATSQPRVTGRPAGRSESAPSRGRNPRR, from the coding sequence GTGGATGATCACGATCAGGAGGCTCCCTCGGCTGTCGCCAACGGACACACAATCGGGGGAGATGCGCCAAGCGCCGTGAGCCCGGAGCGCTTGGAGCGCATGGAGAGCGGCGCCGCGCCCGTCGCCCCGGAGGCGCCGTCCTCGCGGGACGCCGAGCCGGTCCGCCGCGGAGTCGGCATGCCGCTGGGCTTCGAAGGATCGTCGCAGCGAGCCGGTCGTCTATTGATGATGACGGTCCGCAGCATCTTCATCGTGCTGATCGTGACGGTCACGGCGCTCGTCTTCTCGAGCACGACCAACACGCACTTCACTGGGTGGACGCTGCTCGGCGTGCTCGTTGCCGGTGCGATGGTCGGAGTCATCGTGGTCCTTGTCGACCTGATGACGCCGAACAAGCGCCTCTCGAGCGTCGTTGGCGTCTACATCGGCATCTCCGTCGGCCTGGTCGCGGCCGTCGGCTTCGGTGCGCTCATCGAGATGATCATGAGCGCGTGGGAACTGGACAAGGTTCCGCTGGTTCGCATCTACACGAACCTCGTGAAGGTCGTCATCGGCCTGATCATCTGCTACCTGACGGTCATCGTGGTCCTGACCACCAAGGATGACTTCCGCCTCGTGATTCCCTATGTGGAGTTCGCCCGGCAGCGACGCGGGCTCCGCCCGATGCTGGTCGATTCGAGCGCGCTCATCGACGGTCGCGTGCGCGAACTCGCTGCGAGCGGCTTCCTCGACGCGTCGCTGATCATTCCCCGCTTCGTGCTCGAGGAGTTGCAGCGGCTGGCCGACAGCGGCGACCGCCAGAAGCGGCAGCGCGGTCGGCGCGGCCTCGATCTCGTCGCCGAGCTTCAGCGCACGCCGGAGGCCGATGTCTCGATCGAGGCGTACTCGGTCGAGGGCATGCCGGTCGATCGCATGCTGCTCGAAGTGGCGCGAAAGGAGAACATGCGGGTCCTGACCACGGACTCGAATCTCCAGAAGCTGGGCGGCATTCAGGGCGTCACCGTCCTCAACCTCCACCAACTTTCAGCGGCCGTGCGTCCGGTGGCAAGCGTCGGTGACGCGCTGACCGTGACCATCGCCCGTGAAGGTGAGAATGAAGGGCAGGGCGTCGGCTTCCTGCCTGATGGCACGATGGTGGTGGTTGACGACGCGGCATCGCGCGTGGGCGAAGTCCTTGCGGTGACCGTGACCAACACGCTCCAGACGCAGGCGGGTCGGCTGGTCTTCGCCCGGGTCGAGCCGCGCCTGCCCGATGGATCGCCCAGCGCCGCTCCGCGCATGGCCGAGGCCGCGACCTCGCAGCCGCGCGTGACGGGGCGCCCGGCTGGCCGAAGCGAGAGTGCGCCATCGCGAGGCAGGAATCCGCGGCGCTGA
- a CDS encoding flagellar FliJ family protein, which produces MSPAPRPFESVLRVRRHTELRVAVALAEQERMKLAAEEAIRAAGARIEAAQEELRDALEGRLDSATLRLTAHAALIEERHRRRATQALFSMAPALQHARAVLAAASADRRAVELLRERRQREEVARRERSEQASLDEIAARCTGEWA; this is translated from the coding sequence ATGAGCCCCGCACCGCGGCCATTTGAATCGGTGCTGCGCGTGCGTCGTCACACCGAGCTGCGCGTGGCTGTTGCCCTCGCCGAGCAGGAGCGGATGAAGCTCGCGGCTGAAGAGGCGATTCGTGCTGCTGGCGCACGGATCGAAGCGGCCCAGGAGGAGTTACGCGATGCCCTCGAGGGGCGTCTTGACTCCGCGACCCTTCGCCTGACGGCGCATGCGGCCCTGATTGAAGAGCGTCATCGACGCCGGGCGACGCAGGCGCTCTTCTCGATGGCACCAGCACTTCAGCACGCGAGAGCGGTGCTCGCGGCGGCGTCGGCGGATCGCCGCGCGGTCGAACTCCTCAGAGAGCGACGGCAACGCGAAGAAGTGGCACGGCGTGAGCGATCTGAGCAGGCGTCGCTTGATGAGATCGCCGCTCGCTGCACGGGAGAGTGGGCATGA
- a CDS encoding flagellar hook-basal body complex protein, whose product MASVNALMTGLSGLLSNTRRLDVIGNNIANVNTTAFKANRVHFTPLYGVSGSIGGMMSGGGGGPLPASVGMGSISSGLSRSWIQGPIAATGIATDMAIDGAGFFMVQNGPVMRFTRDGTFLLDAAGNLVTRNGLFLQGFPVDANGSIVQTATQPINIPLGTLTIAAATSTVAIGGTLNASGIVASQGSRHLSQVFYLDPEMTQLAVGDEDLTETTLYIDDGTGTGTSIVAFDPADDPRTITLTGILKGGKPIPSQTFAISADPVPGAIAHGVTLADFAAFMAASLGLDSTTVNGQSLGGGVAIVDGQLVITGNEGTVQSLTITNANIVVNGGSVGQTNPFLLAQVQEANGESVRTTIAVYDSLGNPALVDVTFVLQARQPDGSTTWQMLVESNNPTVLPRVIQVGSVSFNGNGQLTSVQNMQLIVPQGTPPNNGPGQPLSINLTSALGPLRALADSNGAIATVSNDGAPPGTLSQFAVSADGLVVGGFTNGLTQVLAQLAIARFANADGLMDFGDNQFGATSLSGDAIVGGAGTFGMGRVLSGALEQANVDLSQEFVDMVQATTGFSAASRVITTADELLRGLLTLGR is encoded by the coding sequence ATGGCCAGTGTCAACGCACTCATGACCGGTCTCTCGGGGCTCCTCTCCAACACGAGGCGCCTCGATGTCATCGGTAACAACATCGCGAATGTGAACACCACCGCCTTCAAGGCGAACCGTGTTCACTTCACGCCGCTTTATGGTGTCTCGGGATCAATCGGCGGCATGATGTCCGGAGGTGGCGGCGGCCCTCTGCCGGCGAGTGTCGGCATGGGCTCGATCTCGAGCGGCCTCTCGCGAAGTTGGATCCAGGGTCCCATTGCGGCGACGGGCATCGCCACCGACATGGCGATCGACGGCGCAGGCTTCTTCATGGTGCAGAACGGTCCGGTCATGCGCTTCACGCGCGACGGGACATTCCTTCTCGATGCCGCGGGGAATCTCGTCACCCGCAATGGCCTGTTCCTGCAGGGCTTCCCGGTCGATGCGAACGGCTCGATCGTGCAGACCGCCACGCAACCTATCAACATTCCGCTCGGCACGCTCACTATTGCGGCGGCAACGAGCACCGTCGCGATCGGTGGAACATTGAACGCCTCCGGCATCGTGGCCTCGCAGGGGTCGAGGCACCTGAGTCAGGTCTTCTATCTCGATCCCGAGATGACTCAACTCGCGGTGGGCGATGAGGATCTCACCGAGACCACGCTCTACATCGATGATGGCACCGGCACGGGGACCTCGATCGTCGCGTTCGACCCGGCCGATGACCCGCGCACCATCACGCTCACCGGAATCCTGAAGGGCGGGAAGCCGATTCCGTCGCAGACCTTCGCGATCTCCGCCGATCCGGTTCCCGGAGCGATTGCGCATGGAGTCACACTCGCCGACTTCGCCGCGTTCATGGCTGCATCGCTCGGCCTGGATTCGACCACGGTCAATGGTCAGTCGCTCGGTGGCGGTGTCGCCATCGTCGACGGGCAACTCGTCATCACCGGTAACGAGGGCACGGTCCAGTCGCTCACGATCACCAATGCGAACATTGTCGTCAACGGCGGCTCGGTGGGGCAGACGAACCCATTCCTGCTCGCGCAGGTGCAGGAGGCCAACGGCGAGAGCGTTCGAACCACCATCGCGGTCTATGACTCGCTGGGGAACCCCGCGCTCGTCGATGTGACCTTCGTTCTGCAGGCTCGGCAGCCCGATGGCTCGACGACCTGGCAGATGCTGGTTGAGAGCAACAATCCCACGGTGCTTCCCCGCGTGATCCAGGTGGGCAGCGTCTCATTCAACGGCAACGGGCAGCTCACCTCGGTGCAGAACATGCAACTGATCGTGCCGCAGGGGACACCTCCGAACAACGGCCCGGGGCAGCCGCTCTCGATCAATCTCACGAGTGCGCTCGGTCCGCTTCGAGCGCTGGCTGATTCAAACGGCGCCATCGCCACCGTCTCCAATGACGGCGCACCACCCGGCACGCTGAGCCAGTTCGCGGTGAGTGCCGATGGGCTCGTCGTCGGTGGATTCACCAACGGACTGACGCAGGTGCTCGCCCAACTTGCGATCGCCCGCTTCGCCAATGCCGACGGATTGATGGACTTCGGAGACAATCAGTTCGGCGCCACCTCGCTCTCGGGCGATGCCATCGTCGGTGGCGCGGGCACCTTCGGAATGGGCCGGGTCTTGAGCGGCGCTCTCGAACAAGCCAATGTCGATCTCTCCCAGGAGTTCGTCGACATGGTGCAGGCGACCACCGGGTTCAGTGCCGCCAGTCGCGTGATCACGACGGCGGATGAGCTTCTTCGGGGTCTTCTGACGCTGGGTCGCTGA
- a CDS encoding flagellar hook-length control protein FliK, which yields MPSRGEVAMPIPMHPIADLAAPPNSVGGRTTTWRLEQGQAATVKSPMESGASSPIESDQGKGRGRAARDDASPRADAPAADASAAPAMRPLRHEDAALLMATLAVDNEALGVPQLEPVTELLVGAVAADDPAALPTGAISAGRNAAVQESPHASSGALPAPGAGAAGLRLVERGVHALLQQRGGTLVMRLSPPELGTLEIRMRFEAGRIEVLFRGGAEASRLLEGNLSMLRQSFERQGISVGRLGVEPTEFRRVEETTRQGLGDSFDAGGHASQGRQEAERELRRRSEVVFAMASVARPIFEAPGDAEGSASCPSSPPPLQAPRSFPAASAS from the coding sequence ATGCCCTCCAGGGGCGAGGTGGCCATGCCCATTCCAATGCACCCCATCGCTGATCTGGCTGCGCCGCCGAACTCCGTGGGCGGGCGAACAACGACATGGCGCCTTGAGCAGGGGCAGGCGGCGACGGTGAAGAGCCCTATGGAATCGGGTGCGTCGTCGCCCATTGAGAGCGATCAGGGCAAGGGGCGCGGTCGAGCGGCTCGTGACGATGCCTCGCCTCGAGCGGATGCGCCCGCGGCAGACGCGAGCGCTGCTCCCGCGATGCGTCCCCTTCGTCATGAGGACGCTGCGCTGCTGATGGCCACTCTTGCGGTCGACAACGAGGCGCTGGGTGTGCCCCAACTTGAACCGGTCACGGAGCTTCTCGTCGGTGCCGTGGCGGCCGATGATCCTGCGGCGCTGCCCACCGGGGCGATCTCGGCCGGCCGAAACGCCGCAGTGCAGGAGTCGCCCCACGCGTCCTCAGGCGCACTTCCTGCGCCTGGCGCAGGAGCCGCCGGACTTCGGCTCGTTGAACGAGGTGTTCACGCGCTCCTCCAGCAGCGAGGCGGCACGCTCGTGATGCGTCTCTCGCCGCCGGAACTGGGGACCTTGGAGATCCGCATGCGGTTCGAGGCAGGGAGGATCGAAGTTCTCTTCCGGGGAGGCGCCGAGGCATCCCGTTTGCTTGAGGGGAACCTCAGCATGCTCCGGCAATCGTTCGAGCGGCAGGGCATCTCCGTCGGACGGCTCGGTGTTGAGCCGACCGAGTTCCGGCGCGTTGAGGAGACGACGCGCCAGGGACTCGGTGACTCCTTCGACGCGGGAGGCCACGCCAGCCAGGGTCGGCAGGAGGCCGAACGCGAGCTGCGCCGACGAAGCGAAGTTGTCTTCGCCATGGCGTCAGTCGCACGACCCATCTTCGAGGCGCCCGGAGACGCTGAAGGATCCGCCTCATGTCCGTCATCGCCTCCACCTCTCCAGGCCCCACGCTCCTTCCCAGCCGCTTCGGCGAGTTGA
- a CDS encoding FliI/YscN family ATPase: MHLVSHFETLRHLEPRRLSGTVRACRGLGFTVEGLRLPIGATVRIEPRGESSGSAMGEVVGFDGGSTVVMALDAVSGVAAGDRVIADPLPAVAMAGDALIGRVVDALGRPLDGGGEAPRLRPRPLHPRSINPLLRQPVREPIETGIRAIDAMLPVGRGQRLGLFSGAGVGKSTLLATLARRCAADVVVLALVGERGREVREFVDVVLGDEGRARSVVVASTGDESPLMRVRACHSALAIAEHFRDAGRQVMLLFDSLTRLAQAQRQVGLSAGEPPTTRGYPPSVFASMARLVERAGAIEGRGAITAFFTVLVDGDDLQEPIADTARSALDGHIVLSRALASRGHFPAIEVLDSVSRSADAVSAAEHGRSRRAMLRLLAAHREVQELLSIGAYARGSNPDADVAIALRERIDQFLRQELDESAPRQVALATLAELCAEAEALRRRAPASNAGTTAAATRAVAAPRVNTVKSEGVAA; this comes from the coding sequence ATGCATCTCGTCTCCCACTTCGAGACGCTCCGTCATCTCGAGCCCCGCCGGCTCTCCGGAACCGTGCGCGCCTGTCGCGGCTTGGGATTCACCGTCGAAGGATTGCGGCTGCCGATCGGCGCGACCGTTCGCATCGAGCCGCGGGGTGAGTCGAGTGGAAGCGCCATGGGCGAAGTGGTCGGCTTTGATGGCGGGAGTACGGTGGTCATGGCGCTCGACGCGGTCTCCGGTGTTGCTGCGGGTGATCGCGTCATCGCCGATCCGCTGCCTGCGGTGGCGATGGCGGGAGACGCCCTGATCGGGCGTGTGGTTGATGCACTCGGTCGACCGCTCGATGGAGGCGGAGAAGCGCCGCGCTTGCGGCCGCGTCCGCTGCATCCACGGTCCATCAATCCGTTGCTGAGACAGCCGGTGCGAGAGCCGATCGAAACGGGCATTCGCGCGATCGATGCCATGCTGCCGGTCGGGCGCGGGCAGAGACTGGGGCTCTTCTCAGGCGCCGGTGTGGGCAAGAGCACGCTGCTTGCGACGCTCGCTCGCCGCTGTGCCGCCGATGTGGTCGTCCTCGCGCTCGTGGGCGAGCGCGGCCGCGAGGTGCGCGAGTTCGTCGATGTCGTGCTCGGCGACGAAGGACGCGCCCGCAGTGTGGTCGTCGCCTCGACCGGCGATGAGTCGCCACTCATGCGCGTGCGCGCGTGTCACTCGGCGCTCGCCATCGCCGAACACTTTCGTGACGCCGGTCGCCAGGTGATGCTCCTCTTCGACAGCTTGACGCGCCTGGCGCAGGCGCAGCGCCAGGTGGGGCTCTCGGCCGGTGAGCCGCCGACGACGCGCGGCTATCCGCCCAGCGTCTTCGCGTCGATGGCGCGCCTTGTTGAGAGGGCGGGGGCCATCGAGGGACGCGGCGCCATCACCGCGTTCTTTACCGTACTCGTTGACGGCGATGACCTGCAGGAGCCCATCGCTGATACGGCTCGCAGTGCGCTGGATGGCCACATCGTGCTCTCTCGCGCCCTTGCGTCGCGCGGGCACTTTCCCGCGATCGAGGTGCTCGACTCCGTCTCCCGCTCCGCCGACGCGGTCTCCGCGGCGGAGCATGGTCGTTCGCGTCGTGCAATGCTGCGACTGCTCGCGGCGCATCGGGAAGTGCAGGAGCTCCTCTCGATCGGTGCGTATGCACGCGGATCGAACCCCGATGCCGATGTGGCAATCGCCCTGCGCGAGCGGATCGATCAGTTCCTGCGGCAGGAGCTCGATGAGTCCGCGCCGCGTCAGGTGGCGCTCGCCACGCTCGCCGAGCTTTGTGCCGAGGCCGAGGCATTGCGGCGCCGGGCGCCCGCTTCGAACGCGGGCACGACGGCCGCCGCCACGAGGGCGGTCGCCGCGCCTCGCGTTAACACCGTCAAGTCCGAGGGCGTCGCCGCATGA